Proteins encoded in a region of the Globicephala melas chromosome 1, mGloMel1.2, whole genome shotgun sequence genome:
- the GJA9 gene encoding gap junction alpha-9 protein, with the protein MGDWNFLGGILEEVHIHSTMIGKMWLTVLFIFRMLVLGVAAEDVWNDEQSGFICNTEQPGCRNVCYDQAFPISLIRYWVLQVIFVSSPSLVYMGHALYQLRVLEKERQMKKAQLRGELEEVELEMPGDRKRLEQELRQLEQRKLNKAPLRGTLLCTYVIHILTRSVVEVGFMIGQYLLYGFHLAPLFKCHGHPCPNIIDCFVSRPTEKTIFLLFMQSIATVSLFLNVLEIFHLGFKKIKRGLWGQYKLKDEHNEFCTNKSKQNLARYQNTSANSLKRFSSAPDYSLLVEKQTHTAAYPGLNPPAFQTDPDNHSGNDDKGILDEQETLLSEMCMLSTTCGHLQNINSSNKGDTHKISGKEVNGNQLRGKREIDGKDSKRNHYSKGHCSLPGDAIDLNNHTGQSPQTAFSLPANYTWKPKWLRATWGPSAENEKQASPPKGNLKGQLRESTIRTLPPSQGDFHPLDIPDTPDSLGGLSFESELVKTCSNPTACPPNHLVSLTNNLIGRRAPTDLQI; encoded by the coding sequence ATGGGGGACTGGAATTTCCTTGGAGGCATTCTGGAGGAAGTTCACATCCACTCCACCATGATTGGAAAGATGTGGCTCACCGTCCTGTTCATATTTCGAATGCTTGTTCTGGGTGTAGCTGCTGAAGATGTCTGGAATGATGAGCAGTCTGGCTTCATCTGTAATACAGAACAACCCGGCTGCAGAAATGTATGCTATGATCAGGCCTTTCCTATCTCCCTCATTAGATACTGGGTTTTGCAGGTGATATTTGTGTCTTCACCATCCCTGGTCTACATGGGCCATGCTTTGTACCAACTGAGAGTTCTGGAGAAGGAGAGGCAGATGAAGAAAGCTCAACTGAGGGGTGAACTGGAGGAGGTAGAGCTTGAAATGCCTGGGGATCGGAAGAGATTGGAGCAAGAACTGCGTCAGCTTGAGCAAAGGAAACTAAATAAAGCTCCACTCAGAGGAACCTTGCTTTGCACTTATGTGATACACATTCTCACTCGCTCTGTGGTTGAAGTTGGGTTCATGATTGGACAGTATCTTTTATATGGATTTCACTTAGCGCCTCTATTTAAATGCCACGGCCACCCGTGTCCAAATATAATTGATTGTTTTGTCTCAAGACCCACAGAAAAGACGATATTCCTGTTATTTATGCAATCCATAGCTActgtttcacttttcttaaatgttCTAGAAATATTCCATCTaggttttaaaaagattaaaagaggGCTTTGGGGACAATATAAATTGAAGGATGAACATAATGAATTTTGTACCAACAAGTCAAAACAAAACCTTGCCAGATATCAAAACACATCTGCAAATTCACTGAAACGATTCTCTTCTGCACCTGATTACAGTCTGTTAGTggaaaagcaaacacacacagcaGCGTACCCTGGTTTAAATCCACCTGCATTTCAGACAGATCCAGATAATCACAGTGGAAATGATGACAAAGGTATTTTGGATGAACAGGAAACGCTACTTTCTGAGATGTGTATGCTTAGTACTACCTGTGGTCATCTTCAAAACATCAACTCAAGTAATAAAGGAGACACTcataaaatatctggaaaagaagTTAATGGTAACCAGctgaggggaaaaagagaaattgatGGCAAAGACAGCAAAAGGAACCACTACTCTAAAGGTCACTGTTCTCTTCCAGGTGATGCTATAGATCTGAACAACCACACGGGGCAGTCACCCCAAACAGCTTTCTCTCTGCCAGCTAACTACACCTGGAAACCGAAATGGCTTCGTGCTACTTGGGGTCCCtctgcagaaaatgaaaagcaggCATCACCTCCTAAAGGTAACCTCAAGGGCCAGCTCAGAGAGAGCACAATCAGAACGCTTCCTCCTTCACAGGGAGACTTCCATCCACTTGACATTCCAGACACTCCTGATTCTTTGGGAGGGTTGTCCTTTGAATCCGAGTTGGTCAAAACCTGCAGTAACCCTACTGCTTGTCCTCCAAATCATTTAGTGTCGCTGACAAACAACCTCATTGGTAGGCGGGCTCCCACAGACCTTCAGATCTGA
- the MYCBP gene encoding C-Myc-binding protein: MSSAAPSPPATVSGASYAAAAVTMAHYKAADSKREQFRRYLEKSGVLDTLTKVLVALYEEPEKPNSALDFLKHHLGAATPENPEIELLRLELAEMKEKYEAIVEENKKLKTKLAQYEPPQEEKRAE; encoded by the exons ATGAGCAGTGCTGCTCCGAGCCCTCCCGCCACGGTCTCCGGCGCCAGCTACGCCGCTGCCGCTGTCACTATGGCCCATTACAAA GCCGCCGACTCGAAGCGCGAGCAGTTCCGGAGATACTTGGAGAAGTCGGGGGTGCTGGACACGCTGACCAAGG TTTTGGTAGCCTTATATGAAGAACCAGAGAAACCTAATAGTGCTTTGGA TTTTTTAAAGCATCACTTAGGAGCTGCCACCccagaaaatccagaaatagagCTGCTTCGCCTAGAATtggcagaaatgaaagagaaatatgaagctattgtagaagaaaataaaaaactgaaaacaaag CTTGCTCAGTATGAACCACCTCAGGAGGAGAAGCGTGCTGAATAG